The following proteins are co-located in the bacterium genome:
- a CDS encoding ATP-binding cassette domain-containing protein produces MSLISLQNITFDYGRETILRDATLALQAGERCALVGPNGAGKSTLLALLAGELEPRAGAVQRSGGLSVVHLRQETVAGATLPGETIYDAVAAAAFAEELRIEAGLTRLGAE; encoded by the coding sequence ATGTCCCTGATCTCCCTGCAGAACATCACCTTCGACTACGGGCGCGAGACGATCCTGCGCGACGCGACGCTGGCCCTGCAGGCGGGCGAGCGTTGCGCGCTGGTGGGCCCCAACGGCGCGGGCAAGTCCACGCTCCTGGCTCTGCTGGCGGGCGAGCTGGAACCCCGGGCCGGCGCGGTCCAGCGCTCGGGCGGGCTCTCGGTCGTGCACCTGCGCCAGGAAACGGTCGCGGGCGCGACCTTGCCGGGGGAGACGATCTACGACGCGGTGGCGGCGGCGGCCTTCGCCGAGGAGCTGCGCATCGAAGCCGGGCTGACGCGCCTGGGCGCCGAGAT
- a CDS encoding AraC family transcriptional regulator: protein MSAGREEYQKILFLCAAAEKNPAELCFAFFGPQILLHQLRADEDGSLVDGARLIFVYAAEIPGNLKASLDHFQERYNAPVLVSQRANVQKSAQHVLEFLQGARADETARDGDELSAARPAHLDQGLAPLPSDVGLWSDPLPEVTLDATGDDGERVVATTDIQDYRAEYACRYVLKNFKQGINRDKMAEMVHLSPGYFSNLFRVEIGMSFSDYLIQVRIDNAKKLLRRFDLSVEEVSKECGFNSLAHFSRTFKDRCGMPPLKYRKTPNPVA from the coding sequence ATGAGTGCGGGACGAGAGGAGTACCAGAAGATCCTGTTCCTCTGTGCGGCGGCGGAGAAGAACCCGGCCGAGCTCTGCTTCGCCTTCTTTGGGCCCCAGATCCTGTTGCACCAGCTCCGCGCCGACGAGGACGGGAGTCTCGTCGACGGGGCGCGCCTGATCTTCGTCTACGCCGCGGAGATCCCAGGCAATCTGAAGGCCTCCCTGGATCATTTCCAGGAACGTTACAACGCACCGGTCCTCGTATCGCAGAGGGCCAACGTGCAGAAGTCCGCCCAGCACGTGCTCGAGTTCCTGCAGGGCGCACGCGCGGACGAGACCGCGCGCGACGGCGACGAGCTCTCGGCGGCGAGACCCGCGCACCTGGATCAGGGATTGGCGCCGCTGCCGAGCGACGTAGGGCTCTGGTCCGATCCCCTGCCCGAGGTCACGCTCGACGCGACCGGCGACGACGGCGAGCGCGTGGTGGCCACGACGGACATCCAGGACTACCGCGCGGAGTATGCCTGCCGCTATGTCCTGAAGAACTTCAAGCAGGGCATCAATCGCGACAAGATGGCCGAGATGGTTCATCTCTCCCCGGGTTATTTCTCGAACCTGTTCCGGGTGGAGATCGGCATGAGCTTCAGCGACTATCTGATCCAGGTCAGGATCGACAACGCCAAGAAGCTGCTGCGCCGTTTCGACCTCTCGGTCGAGGAGGTCTCGAAGGAGTGCGGGTTCAACAGCCTCGCGCACTTCTCGCGGACCTTCAAGGACCGCTGCGGCATGCCGCCGCTGAAATACCGCAAGACGCCGAACCCCGTCGCTTGA